The following proteins are co-located in the Candidatus Poribacteria bacterium genome:
- the hslV gene encoding ATP-dependent protease subunit HslV, giving the protein MDIRSTTILAVRHKGEIALGGDGQVTLGETIIKHQASKVRRLYKDRVIIGFAGAAADALSLFEMLESKLERYNGDLYRSAVEMARDWRTDRILRRMEASIIAVDSKHMFLISGTGDLITPDDNVLAIGSGGPIALAAAKALVEYSDLTASQIVRKSLEITSQICIYTNGNIIVESLPAE; this is encoded by the coding sequence ATGGATATCCGATCGACGACGATATTGGCCGTCAGGCACAAAGGTGAGATCGCCCTCGGAGGCGACGGTCAGGTCACTCTAGGCGAGACGATAATCAAACATCAGGCTTCCAAGGTAAGGCGGCTCTACAAGGACAGGGTGATCATAGGGTTTGCCGGCGCAGCCGCCGATGCCCTTTCGCTCTTTGAGATGCTTGAATCGAAGTTGGAGCGCTACAACGGAGATCTATATCGATCCGCTGTTGAGATGGCCAGGGATTGGCGGACCGATAGGATATTGCGTAGGATGGAGGCCTCCATCATCGCTGTGGACTCCAAACATATGTTCCTCATATCGGGCACAGGGGATCTGATAACCCCGGACGATAATGTGTTGGCTATAGGCTCGGGCGGGCCGATAGCCCTCGCAGCGGCGAAGGCTTTGGTGGAATACTCAGACCTGACGGCATCTCAGATCGTTCGCAAATCCCTGGAGATAACATCCCAAATCTGCATCTATACTAACGGCAACATCATCGTCGAATCGCTGCCGGCGGAATAG
- a CDS encoding Gfo/Idh/MocA family oxidoreductase translates to MADLKVGIVGAGGITDYHIPGYKSAGAEVLAICDPIIERAKSQAKKYDIPNVFSSHKDMLDKCPEIEAVSVCVPNKFHAEISIDCLGAGKHVFCEKPPALNAEEAERMKEAAEKNGKTLMFDFNNRARPEAQALMDYIKDGTVGRINSAQALWIRRTGIPGFGGWFTQKALSGGGPVIDLLHMIDLALYFMQFPKPRWVLASTFYDFANDPNFKGPWGIPDVEGGIVDVEMASHAFIRFETGQVLFARNSWAEMNKREEVSVTFQGTKAGGMIRRLFGRDGIDETAIDECELYVQEHGRSVNRRIIVEPDEKMGRERAVVNFVRALAGQEEPLSTPDQAVILMQIIDAIYKSAETGAPVEIS, encoded by the coding sequence ATGGCAGATTTGAAGGTTGGAATTGTGGGCGCCGGCGGTATAACCGACTATCATATCCCCGGATATAAATCGGCCGGCGCGGAGGTCCTGGCGATATGTGATCCTATCATCGAGAGGGCGAAATCCCAGGCGAAAAAATACGATATCCCCAATGTTTTCTCCTCACATAAGGATATGCTGGATAAATGCCCTGAGATCGAGGCTGTAAGCGTATGTGTGCCGAATAAGTTCCATGCGGAGATATCGATCGACTGCCTTGGTGCCGGAAAGCATGTCTTCTGCGAGAAACCCCCTGCCCTTAACGCCGAGGAGGCGGAGCGAATGAAGGAAGCCGCCGAGAAGAACGGCAAAACCCTGATGTTCGACTTCAATAACCGGGCGAGGCCGGAGGCACAGGCGCTTATGGATTACATCAAAGACGGCACAGTCGGCAGGATCAACTCTGCCCAGGCGCTTTGGATCAGAAGGACCGGAATTCCCGGCTTCGGCGGCTGGTTCACACAGAAGGCCCTCTCCGGCGGTGGACCTGTGATCGATCTACTACATATGATAGATCTGGCGCTCTACTTCATGCAGTTTCCCAAGCCCCGATGGGTTCTGGCCTCCACGTTTTACGACTTCGCCAACGATCCGAACTTCAAAGGCCCCTGGGGAATCCCGGACGTGGAGGGAGGAATTGTAGACGTCGAGATGGCCTCTCATGCCTTTATACGCTTCGAGACCGGTCAGGTGTTGTTCGCGAGGAACTCCTGGGCGGAGATGAACAAACGGGAGGAGGTCTCGGTCACCTTCCAGGGCACTAAGGCCGGTGGGATGATCCGCCGCCTCTTCGGGAGAGATGGCATCGACGAAACCGCGATAGACGAGTGCGAGCTCTACGTGCAGGAACACGGCAGATCGGTCAACAGGAGGATAATCGTTGAACCGGACGAGAAGATGGGACGTGAAAGGGCGGTTGTCAACTTCGTCAGAGCCCTTGCGGGCCAGGAAGAACCGCTTTCAACCCCGGATCAGGCTGTCATCCTGATGCAGATCATAGATGCCATCTACAAATCGGCTGAAACAGGTGCTCCCGTGGAGATATCCTAA
- a CDS encoding Gfo/Idh/MocA family oxidoreductase, producing the protein MVRWGVIGVGGIARRRTIPEGIIPARNSVLTAVMSRDEGKAREIGGQFGAKDYTKMEDLLEDPEVDAVYIATPVYLHASQTIAAARHGKHVLVEKPMALTIDECRRMIEGCRENGVKLGVGYMMRFHAHHRKFREMIGDGVLGKPVLARAQLSCWYPPMEGAWRQKPELGGGGSLIDMGSHCIDLLEFILHSRVVEVSCLTGNIVHGYPVEDGALMSVRFSNGALGIVDAFFSIPDDSSKNRLEIYGSGGSILAEGTIGQLPTGEAMAYLEREPTGYQALQERKPGKGEPIEVDPVNTYRAEIEEFADAIIHDREPMIPGEEGLWNLRIILAAYESARERRAVEIDFPSEF; encoded by the coding sequence TCCCAGCCCGGAACAGCGTCCTGACCGCCGTGATGAGCCGAGATGAGGGAAAAGCCAGGGAGATAGGAGGGCAGTTCGGCGCGAAGGACTACACCAAAATGGAGGATCTGTTGGAGGACCCCGAGGTGGATGCCGTCTACATCGCCACTCCCGTCTATCTCCACGCGTCCCAAACGATAGCGGCCGCCCGACATGGCAAACACGTCCTGGTCGAAAAACCGATGGCTTTGACGATCGATGAATGCAGAAGGATGATCGAGGGCTGCCGTGAAAATGGGGTCAAACTGGGCGTCGGATACATGATGCGCTTCCATGCCCATCACCGTAAGTTTAGGGAGATGATCGGAGACGGGGTGTTAGGCAAACCGGTTCTGGCGAGAGCTCAGCTCTCCTGCTGGTATCCCCCAATGGAAGGGGCATGGAGGCAGAAACCGGAGCTGGGGGGCGGAGGCTCACTGATAGATATGGGAAGCCATTGCATCGATCTTTTGGAGTTCATCCTTCATAGCCGCGTCGTGGAGGTAAGCTGTTTAACAGGGAACATCGTTCACGGCTATCCCGTTGAGGACGGCGCCCTGATGAGCGTCAGGTTTTCCAACGGAGCCCTTGGGATCGTCGACGCGTTCTTCAGCATCCCGGATGATTCCTCGAAGAACAGGCTTGAGATCTATGGGAGCGGGGGAAGCATATTGGCGGAGGGAACTATCGGGCAGCTTCCCACCGGTGAGGCGATGGCCTATCTGGAGAGGGAACCGACGGGATATCAGGCCCTGCAGGAGAGGAAACCGGGGAAGGGTGAGCCGATAGAGGTCGATCCGGTCAACACCTATAGGGCCGAGATAGAGGAGTTCGCCGATGCGATCATCCACGACAGAGAGCCGATGATCCCCGGCGAGGAGGGGCTTTGGAACCTGAGGATAATCCTCGCGGCCTATGAGTCGGCCAGGGAGAGACGAGCTGTGGAGATTGACTTTCCCAGCGAGTTCTAA